A part of Biomphalaria glabrata chromosome 3, xgBioGlab47.1, whole genome shotgun sequence genomic DNA contains:
- the LOC129925079 gene encoding retinitis pigmentosa 1-like 1 protein has product MAQDSGDLLLAAHSPIGVTGLRCVEAPNEESVEAPNEESVEAPNEESVEAPNEESESVEAPNEESVEAPNEESVEAPNEESVEAPNEESVEAPNEESVEAPNEESVEAPNEESVEAHNEESVEAPNEESVEAPNEESVEAPNEESVEAPNEKSVEAPNEESVEAPK; this is encoded by the exons ATGGCCCAGGACAGTGGAGATCTATTGTTGGCTGCCCATTCTCCAATAGGAGTGACAGGCTTAA GATGTGTAGAAGCACCTAATGAAGAGTCTGTAGAAGCACCTAATGAAGAGTCTGTAGAAGCACCTAATGAAGAGTCTGTAGAAGCACCAAATGAAGAGTCTGAGTCTGTAGAAGCACCTAATGAAGAGTCTGTAGAAGCACCTAATGAAGAGTCTGTAGAAGCACCTAATGAAGAGTCTGTAGAAGCACCTAATGAAGAGTCTGTAGAAGCACCTAATGAAGAGTCTGTAGAAGCACCTAATGAAGAGTCTGTAGAAGCACCTAATGAAGAGTCTGTAGAAGCACATAATGAAGAGTCTGTAGAAGCACCTAATGAAGAGTCTGTAGAAGCACCAAATGAAGAGTCTGTAGAAGCACCTAATGAAGAGTCTGTAGAAGCACCAAATGAAAAGTCTGTAGAAGCACCTAATGAAGAGTCTGTAGAAGCACCAAAATGA